A window from Streptomyces subrutilus encodes these proteins:
- a CDS encoding DUF2252 domain-containing protein gives MAVPETTDEQRAEQILDVFDTAFGELLAADPAAFQVKFRKMAASAFAFYRGTACLFYADLERERHGGPYLDERTGRVWIHGDLHAENFGTYMDSNGRLIFNVNDFDEAYVGPFTWDLKRFAASVALIGYTKALSDEQITGLVRTYAAAYRERIHRLAAGAGHEEVPSFSLDTAEGPLLGALRSARARTRFSLLDSMTEIREFERRFAPGPGTIELDAATRYKVLAAFDGYLETLPDESLVRPDSYRVKDVVGRRGVGIGSAGLPSYNILLEGHSDALENDVVIYLKQAQTPAVSRHVTDRAVRDYFRHEGHRTVISQRALQAHADPWLGWTELDGSGQLVAEVSPYAVDLDWSDLDDPEEIAAVVADLGRATATMHGAADEAQSGHSLVPFSTERAIDAAIAADEEGFAELLVEFAHAYGARARADHQIFVDLFRNGRLTA, from the coding sequence ATGGCGGTTCCCGAGACGACCGACGAGCAGCGCGCCGAGCAGATACTCGATGTGTTCGACACCGCGTTCGGCGAGCTCCTCGCCGCCGATCCCGCCGCCTTCCAGGTCAAATTCCGGAAGATGGCCGCCTCGGCCTTCGCCTTCTACCGGGGCACCGCCTGCCTCTTCTACGCGGACCTGGAGCGGGAGCGCCACGGCGGCCCGTACCTGGACGAGCGGACGGGCCGGGTGTGGATCCACGGCGACCTGCACGCGGAGAACTTCGGCACGTACATGGACTCCAACGGCCGGCTGATCTTCAACGTGAACGACTTCGACGAGGCCTACGTGGGCCCGTTCACCTGGGACCTGAAGCGGTTCGCCGCCTCCGTCGCCCTGATCGGCTACACCAAGGCCCTCAGCGACGAGCAGATCACCGGCCTGGTGCGGACCTACGCGGCCGCCTACCGGGAGCGCATCCACCGGCTGGCCGCCGGGGCCGGGCACGAGGAGGTGCCCTCGTTCAGCCTGGACACCGCCGAGGGCCCGCTGCTGGGCGCGCTGCGCTCGGCCCGCGCGCGCACCCGCTTCTCGCTGCTGGACTCGATGACCGAGATCCGCGAGTTCGAACGCCGGTTCGCTCCGGGCCCGGGCACCATCGAGCTGGACGCGGCCACCCGCTACAAGGTGCTGGCCGCCTTCGACGGCTACCTGGAGACCCTGCCCGACGAATCGCTGGTGCGGCCCGACTCCTACCGGGTCAAGGACGTGGTCGGGCGGCGCGGCGTGGGCATCGGCTCGGCCGGGCTGCCCTCGTACAACATCCTGCTGGAGGGGCACAGCGACGCCTTGGAGAACGACGTCGTGATCTACCTCAAGCAGGCCCAGACCCCGGCCGTCTCCCGGCACGTGACCGACCGGGCCGTGCGGGACTACTTCCGGCACGAGGGCCACCGCACGGTGATCTCGCAGCGGGCCCTCCAGGCCCATGCCGACCCGTGGCTGGGCTGGACGGAGCTGGACGGCTCCGGGCAGCTGGTGGCGGAGGTCTCGCCGTACGCGGTGGACCTGGACTGGTCGGACCTGGACGACCCGGAGGAGATCGCCGCGGTCGTCGCGGACCTGGGCCGGGCCACCGCGACCATGCACGGCGCGGCCGACGAGGCGCAGAGCGGCCACTCCCTGGTGCCGTTCTCCACGGAACGGGCCATCGACGCGGCCATCGCGGCGGACGAGGAGGGCTTCGCGGAGCTGCTGGTGGAGTTCGCCCACGCGTACGGCGCCCGGGCCCGCGCCGACCACCAGATCTTCGTGGACCTCTTCCGCAACGGCCGCCTCACGGCGTGA
- a CDS encoding alkaline phosphatase D family protein, translated as MYARRYHSVTSSVVTSHLPSSAPPLEGPPAPRRRTVVLAAAATAALAPVAGPGASAARAADRAAEPAFLHGVASGDPLPDGVLLWTRVTPSAEAVPGSGLGPAVAVGWQVASDRAFSRVVASGTVTADAARDHTVKVDVRGLRPRTPYWYRFTAGAATSPTGRTLTTPGHDEAAAGVRFGVVSCANWESGYFSAYRHLAARGDLDAVLHLGDYVYEYASGGYPEAKYVVRPHEPRHEIVSLADYRTRHGRYKTDPDLQALHLAHPVVAIWDDHEFANDAWAGGAENHTPGAEGAWSARAAAAKQAYFEWMPVRASVAGTVYRRLRFGTLADLHLLDLRSFRSEQAEVGSGRVDDPERTITGRAQLDWLKSGLAASDATWKLVGTSVMISPVAFGSLPAHLLRPLAKLLGLPEGGIAVNVDQWDGYTDDRKELLGHLRDRSVRNTVFLTGDIHMAWANEVPVNMATYPGSGTAATEFVVTSVTSDNLDDILHVPADTASLAAEAAVRAANWHVKWLDMDAHGYGVLDVTAERAQMDYYVVSDKRRQDATAAWARSYRTANGTQTVERAHQPAR; from the coding sequence ATGTACGCACGGCGATACCACTCAGTAACATCCTCGGTCGTGACCAGTCATCTCCCTTCCTCCGCGCCCCCGTTAGAGGGGCCCCCGGCGCCGCGCCGGCGCACGGTCGTGCTGGCCGCGGCCGCCACGGCCGCGCTCGCGCCCGTCGCCGGTCCCGGCGCCTCCGCCGCCCGCGCCGCGGACCGGGCCGCCGAGCCCGCGTTCCTGCACGGCGTCGCCTCCGGCGACCCGCTGCCCGACGGGGTCCTGCTGTGGACCCGCGTCACCCCGTCCGCCGAGGCGGTGCCCGGCTCGGGACTCGGCCCGGCCGTCGCGGTGGGCTGGCAGGTGGCCTCGGACCGGGCCTTCTCCCGGGTCGTCGCCTCGGGCACGGTCACCGCGGACGCGGCCCGCGACCACACGGTCAAGGTGGACGTGCGCGGGCTGCGGCCGCGCACCCCGTACTGGTACCGGTTCACCGCCGGCGCCGCCACCTCCCCCACCGGGCGCACCCTGACCACCCCGGGCCACGACGAGGCCGCCGCCGGGGTCCGCTTCGGCGTGGTCTCCTGCGCCAACTGGGAGTCGGGCTACTTCTCCGCCTACCGCCACCTGGCCGCCCGCGGCGACCTGGACGCGGTCCTGCACCTGGGCGACTACGTCTACGAGTACGCCTCCGGCGGCTACCCGGAGGCGAAGTACGTGGTCCGCCCGCACGAGCCGCGGCACGAGATCGTCTCGCTGGCCGACTACCGCACCCGGCACGGCCGGTACAAGACGGACCCGGACCTCCAGGCACTGCACCTCGCGCACCCCGTCGTCGCCATCTGGGACGACCACGAGTTCGCCAACGACGCCTGGGCGGGCGGCGCGGAGAACCACACCCCGGGCGCCGAGGGCGCGTGGTCGGCCCGCGCGGCCGCCGCCAAGCAGGCCTACTTCGAGTGGATGCCGGTCCGCGCCTCCGTCGCCGGCACCGTCTACCGGCGGCTGCGCTTCGGCACCCTGGCCGACCTGCACCTGCTCGACCTGCGCTCGTTCCGCTCCGAGCAGGCCGAGGTCGGCAGCGGCCGGGTGGACGACCCGGAGCGCACCATCACCGGGCGGGCCCAGCTGGACTGGCTGAAATCGGGGCTCGCCGCCTCGGACGCGACCTGGAAGCTGGTCGGCACCTCGGTGATGATCTCGCCGGTGGCCTTCGGCTCGCTCCCGGCCCACCTGCTCAGGCCGCTGGCCAAGCTGCTCGGCCTGCCCGAGGGCGGCATCGCGGTCAACGTGGACCAGTGGGACGGCTACACCGACGACCGCAAGGAGCTGCTGGGCCACCTGCGCGACCGGTCCGTCCGCAACACCGTGTTCCTCACCGGCGACATCCACATGGCCTGGGCGAACGAGGTCCCGGTGAACATGGCGACCTATCCGGGGTCGGGGACGGCGGCCACCGAGTTCGTGGTCACCTCGGTGACCTCCGACAACCTCGACGACATCCTGCACGTCCCGGCCGACACCGCCTCCCTGGCCGCCGAGGCCGCCGTCCGCGCCGCCAACTGGCACGTGAAGTGGCTCGACATGGACGCGCACGGCTACGGCGTGCTGGACGTGACGGCCGAGCGCGCGCAGATGGACTACTACGTGGTCTCCGACAAGCGGCGGCAGGACGCCACGGCCGCCTGGGCGCGTTCGTACCGGACCGCGAACGGCACGCAGACGGTGGAACGGGCCCACCAGCCCGCCCGCTGA
- a CDS encoding DsbA family protein, whose amino-acid sequence MSSRNSQANKAAARERLRAEREAQAKKARARRQVFVGAGVVGILAVAGLIGYGVVQANQPGYWEKAAKAELVKPKNTSGENGTTVVVGKADAKKTLELYEDSRCPACASFEQSVGEQVKKDVADGKYKLQYFGATFIDNAMKGEGSKNALSALGAALNVSPEAFLEYKGALYSKELHPEETADSFAKDDYLLKVADTVPALKGNAEFKKAVEDGTYDRWAMEMSKAFGTSGVTGTPTLKMDGKKIETPATPEAFTAALDKAIAG is encoded by the coding sequence ATGAGTTCACGCAACAGCCAGGCCAACAAGGCGGCGGCCCGCGAGCGGCTGCGCGCCGAGCGCGAGGCCCAGGCGAAGAAGGCCAGGGCACGCCGCCAGGTGTTCGTCGGCGCCGGGGTCGTCGGCATCCTCGCCGTGGCCGGCCTCATCGGCTACGGCGTCGTCCAGGCCAACCAGCCCGGGTACTGGGAGAAGGCCGCCAAGGCCGAGCTGGTCAAGCCCAAGAACACCTCGGGCGAGAACGGCACCACGGTCGTCGTCGGCAAGGCCGACGCGAAGAAGACGCTGGAGCTCTACGAGGACTCCCGCTGCCCGGCCTGCGCCTCCTTCGAGCAGTCGGTCGGCGAGCAGGTGAAGAAGGACGTCGCGGACGGCAAGTACAAGCTCCAGTACTTCGGTGCCACCTTCATCGACAACGCCATGAAGGGCGAGGGCTCGAAGAACGCGCTGAGCGCGCTGGGTGCGGCCCTCAACGTCAGCCCGGAGGCCTTCCTGGAGTACAAGGGCGCCCTGTACTCCAAGGAGCTGCACCCCGAGGAGACGGCCGACAGCTTCGCCAAGGACGACTACCTGCTGAAGGTCGCGGACACGGTGCCGGCCCTGAAGGGCAACGCCGAGTTCAAGAAGGCCGTCGAGGACGGCACCTACGACCGGTGGGCGATGGAGATGTCCAAGGCGTTCGGCACGTCGGGCGTGACGGGCACCCCGACGCTGAAGATGGACGGCAAGAAGATCGAGACCCCGGCGACGCCCGAGGCGTTCACCGCGGCGCTCGACAAGGCCATCGCCGGCTGA